A single window of Phyllostomus discolor isolate MPI-MPIP mPhyDis1 chromosome 13, mPhyDis1.pri.v3, whole genome shotgun sequence DNA harbors:
- the SLC37A2 gene encoding glucose-6-phosphate exchanger SLC37A2 isoform X2, with translation MRSSLAPGIWLLRTFSRDSWYRGFILLLTFLIYACFHMSRKPISVVKSRLHQNCSEIIQPPNATHDPNDTTWCNWAPFDQDNYKELLGGVDNAFLVAYAIGMFISGVFGERLPLRYYLTAGLLLSGLFTALIGLAYFWNIHALWYFVLIQICNGLVQTTGWPSVVTCVGNWFGKGKRGFIMGIWNSHTSVGNILGTLIAGVWVDGPWGLSFVVPGIITAAMGVFTFLFLIEYPEDVDCSPPQHHGGPEENQNNPEDPGSNPYSHQERSLEAVAGSSKELSAEPAAISFWGALMIPGVIEFSLCLLFAKLVSYTFLYWLPLYISNVAHFSAKEAGDLSTLFDVGGIMGGILAGIISDYTNGRATTCCVMLILAAPMLFLYNHFGQNGITISIVMLIICGALVNGPYSLITTAVSADLGTHKSLKGNAKALSTVTAIIDGTGSIGAALGPLLAGLISPTGWNNVFYMLISADVLACLLLCRLVYKEIVAWKSVLSKDTGSCLALTPTR, from the exons GTACCGAGGCTTCATCCTGCTGCTCACCTTCTTAATTTACGCCTGCTTTCACATGTCCAGGAAGCCCATCAGTGTTGTGAAG AGCCGACTGCACCAGAACTGCTCAGAGATAATCCAGCCCCCCAATGCCACCCACGATCCCAATGACACCACGTGGTGCAACTGGGCTCCGTTTG ACCAGGACAACTACAAGGAGTTACTGGGGGGCGTGGACAACGCCTTCCTTGTGGCCTATGCCATCGGCATGTTTATCAG CGGGGTTTTTGGGGAGCGGCTGCCCCTGCGTTATTACCTGACAGCCGGATTGCTGCTCAGCGGCCTTTTCACTGCGCTCATCGGCCTGGCTTATTTCTGGAACATCCACGCGCTCTGGTACTTTGTGCTCATTCAG aTCTGTAACGGCCTCGTCCAGACCACAGGCTGGCCCTCGGTTGTGACCTGTGTCGGCAACTGGTTCGGGAAGGGGAA gcgGGGGTTCATCATGGGCATCTGGAATTCGCACACGTCTGTGGGCAACATTCTGGGCACCCTGATCGCTGGCGTCTGGGTGGACGGGCCCTGGGGCCTGTCGTTCGTGGTGCCGGGCATCATCACCGCCGCCATGGGCGTCTTCACCTTCCTCTTTCTCATCGAGT ACCCAGAAGATGTGGACTGCTCCCCGCCTCAGCACCAC GGTGGGCCGGAAGAAAACCAGAACAACCCTGAGGACCCTGGGAGCAACCCCTACTCTCACCAGGAGCGCAGCCTGGAGGCGGTGGCCGGATCCTCCAAGGAGCTGAGCGCTGAGCCAGCTGCCATCAGCTTCTGGGGGGCTCTCATGATCCCG GGCGTGATCGAGTTCTCGCTGTGTCTGCTCTTCGCCAAGCTGGTCAGCTACACCTTCCTCTACTGGCTGCCCCTCTACATCTCCAACGTGG CTCACTTCAGCGCCAAGGAGGCAGGGGACCTGTCCACGCTCTTCGATGTTGGCGGCATCATGG GCGGCATCCTGGCGGGGATCATCTCCGACTACACCAATGGCAGAGCCACCACCTGCTGCGTCATGCTGATCTTGGCCGCCCCCATG TTGTTCCTGTACAACCACTTTGGCCAGAACGGGATTACCATCTCCATAG TCATGCTGATCATCTGTGGGGCCCTGGTCAACGGCCCCTACTCACTCATCACCACTGCCGTCTCTGCAGACCTA GGGACTCACAAGAGCCTGAAGGGCAACGCAAAGGCACTGTCCACCGTCACGGCCATCATCGACGGCACCGGGTCCATAG GTGcggccctggggcccctgctgGCCGGGCTCATTTCCCCCACGGGATGGAACAACGTCTTCTACATGCTCATCTCCGCAGACGTCCTGGCCTGCTTG ctcctctgccGACTGGTGTACAAAGAGATTGTGGCCTGGAAGTCAGTCCTGAGCAAAGACACCGG CTCTTGTCTGGCCTTAACCCCCACGCGGTAG
- the SLC37A2 gene encoding glucose-6-phosphate exchanger SLC37A2 isoform X1: MRSSLAPGIWLLRTFSRDSWYRGFILLLTFLIYACFHMSRKPISVVKSRLHQNCSEIIQPPNATHDPNDTTWCNWAPFDQDNYKELLGGVDNAFLVAYAIGMFISGVFGERLPLRYYLTAGLLLSGLFTALIGLAYFWNIHALWYFVLIQICNGLVQTTGWPSVVTCVGNWFGKGKRGFIMGIWNSHTSVGNILGTLIAGVWVDGPWGLSFVVPGIITAAMGVFTFLFLIEYPEDVDCSPPQHHVSGGPEENQNNPEDPGSNPYSHQERSLEAVAGSSKELSAEPAAISFWGALMIPGVIEFSLCLLFAKLVSYTFLYWLPLYISNVAHFSAKEAGDLSTLFDVGGIMGGILAGIISDYTNGRATTCCVMLILAAPMLFLYNHFGQNGITISIVMLIICGALVNGPYSLITTAVSADLGTHKSLKGNAKALSTVTAIIDGTGSIGAALGPLLAGLISPTGWNNVFYMLISADVLACLLLCRLVYKEIVAWKSVLSKDTGSCLALTPTR, from the exons GTACCGAGGCTTCATCCTGCTGCTCACCTTCTTAATTTACGCCTGCTTTCACATGTCCAGGAAGCCCATCAGTGTTGTGAAG AGCCGACTGCACCAGAACTGCTCAGAGATAATCCAGCCCCCCAATGCCACCCACGATCCCAATGACACCACGTGGTGCAACTGGGCTCCGTTTG ACCAGGACAACTACAAGGAGTTACTGGGGGGCGTGGACAACGCCTTCCTTGTGGCCTATGCCATCGGCATGTTTATCAG CGGGGTTTTTGGGGAGCGGCTGCCCCTGCGTTATTACCTGACAGCCGGATTGCTGCTCAGCGGCCTTTTCACTGCGCTCATCGGCCTGGCTTATTTCTGGAACATCCACGCGCTCTGGTACTTTGTGCTCATTCAG aTCTGTAACGGCCTCGTCCAGACCACAGGCTGGCCCTCGGTTGTGACCTGTGTCGGCAACTGGTTCGGGAAGGGGAA gcgGGGGTTCATCATGGGCATCTGGAATTCGCACACGTCTGTGGGCAACATTCTGGGCACCCTGATCGCTGGCGTCTGGGTGGACGGGCCCTGGGGCCTGTCGTTCGTGGTGCCGGGCATCATCACCGCCGCCATGGGCGTCTTCACCTTCCTCTTTCTCATCGAGT ACCCAGAAGATGTGGACTGCTCCCCGCCTCAGCACCACGTGAGT GGTGGGCCGGAAGAAAACCAGAACAACCCTGAGGACCCTGGGAGCAACCCCTACTCTCACCAGGAGCGCAGCCTGGAGGCGGTGGCCGGATCCTCCAAGGAGCTGAGCGCTGAGCCAGCTGCCATCAGCTTCTGGGGGGCTCTCATGATCCCG GGCGTGATCGAGTTCTCGCTGTGTCTGCTCTTCGCCAAGCTGGTCAGCTACACCTTCCTCTACTGGCTGCCCCTCTACATCTCCAACGTGG CTCACTTCAGCGCCAAGGAGGCAGGGGACCTGTCCACGCTCTTCGATGTTGGCGGCATCATGG GCGGCATCCTGGCGGGGATCATCTCCGACTACACCAATGGCAGAGCCACCACCTGCTGCGTCATGCTGATCTTGGCCGCCCCCATG TTGTTCCTGTACAACCACTTTGGCCAGAACGGGATTACCATCTCCATAG TCATGCTGATCATCTGTGGGGCCCTGGTCAACGGCCCCTACTCACTCATCACCACTGCCGTCTCTGCAGACCTA GGGACTCACAAGAGCCTGAAGGGCAACGCAAAGGCACTGTCCACCGTCACGGCCATCATCGACGGCACCGGGTCCATAG GTGcggccctggggcccctgctgGCCGGGCTCATTTCCCCCACGGGATGGAACAACGTCTTCTACATGCTCATCTCCGCAGACGTCCTGGCCTGCTTG ctcctctgccGACTGGTGTACAAAGAGATTGTGGCCTGGAAGTCAGTCCTGAGCAAAGACACCGG CTCTTGTCTGGCCTTAACCCCCACGCGGTAG
- the SLC37A2 gene encoding glucose-6-phosphate exchanger SLC37A2 isoform X3: MRSSLAPGIWLLRTFSRDSWYRGFILLLTFLIYACFHMSRKPISVVKSRLHQNCSEIIQPPNATHDPNDTTWCNWAPFDQDNYKELLGGVDNAFLVAYAIGMFISGVFGERLPLRYYLTAGLLLSGLFTALIGLAYFWNIHALWYFVLIQICNGLVQTTGWPSVVTCVGNWFGKGKRGFIMGIWNSHTSVGNILGTLIAGVWVDGPWGLSFVVPGIITAAMGVFTFLFLIEYPEDVDCSPPQHHVSGGPEENQNNPEDPGSNPYSHQERSLEAVAGSSKELSAEPAAISFWGALMIPGVIEFSLCLLFAKLVSYTFLYWLPLYISNVAHFSAKEAGDLSTLFDVGGIMGGILAGIISDYTNGRATTCCVMLILAAPMLFLYNHFGQNGITISIVMLIICGALVNGPYSLITTAVSADLGTHKSLKGNAKALSTVTAIIDGTGSIGAALGPLLAGLISPTGWNNVFYMLISADVLACLLLCRLVYKEIVAWKSVLSKDTGYKEI; this comes from the exons GTACCGAGGCTTCATCCTGCTGCTCACCTTCTTAATTTACGCCTGCTTTCACATGTCCAGGAAGCCCATCAGTGTTGTGAAG AGCCGACTGCACCAGAACTGCTCAGAGATAATCCAGCCCCCCAATGCCACCCACGATCCCAATGACACCACGTGGTGCAACTGGGCTCCGTTTG ACCAGGACAACTACAAGGAGTTACTGGGGGGCGTGGACAACGCCTTCCTTGTGGCCTATGCCATCGGCATGTTTATCAG CGGGGTTTTTGGGGAGCGGCTGCCCCTGCGTTATTACCTGACAGCCGGATTGCTGCTCAGCGGCCTTTTCACTGCGCTCATCGGCCTGGCTTATTTCTGGAACATCCACGCGCTCTGGTACTTTGTGCTCATTCAG aTCTGTAACGGCCTCGTCCAGACCACAGGCTGGCCCTCGGTTGTGACCTGTGTCGGCAACTGGTTCGGGAAGGGGAA gcgGGGGTTCATCATGGGCATCTGGAATTCGCACACGTCTGTGGGCAACATTCTGGGCACCCTGATCGCTGGCGTCTGGGTGGACGGGCCCTGGGGCCTGTCGTTCGTGGTGCCGGGCATCATCACCGCCGCCATGGGCGTCTTCACCTTCCTCTTTCTCATCGAGT ACCCAGAAGATGTGGACTGCTCCCCGCCTCAGCACCACGTGAGT GGTGGGCCGGAAGAAAACCAGAACAACCCTGAGGACCCTGGGAGCAACCCCTACTCTCACCAGGAGCGCAGCCTGGAGGCGGTGGCCGGATCCTCCAAGGAGCTGAGCGCTGAGCCAGCTGCCATCAGCTTCTGGGGGGCTCTCATGATCCCG GGCGTGATCGAGTTCTCGCTGTGTCTGCTCTTCGCCAAGCTGGTCAGCTACACCTTCCTCTACTGGCTGCCCCTCTACATCTCCAACGTGG CTCACTTCAGCGCCAAGGAGGCAGGGGACCTGTCCACGCTCTTCGATGTTGGCGGCATCATGG GCGGCATCCTGGCGGGGATCATCTCCGACTACACCAATGGCAGAGCCACCACCTGCTGCGTCATGCTGATCTTGGCCGCCCCCATG TTGTTCCTGTACAACCACTTTGGCCAGAACGGGATTACCATCTCCATAG TCATGCTGATCATCTGTGGGGCCCTGGTCAACGGCCCCTACTCACTCATCACCACTGCCGTCTCTGCAGACCTA GGGACTCACAAGAGCCTGAAGGGCAACGCAAAGGCACTGTCCACCGTCACGGCCATCATCGACGGCACCGGGTCCATAG GTGcggccctggggcccctgctgGCCGGGCTCATTTCCCCCACGGGATGGAACAACGTCTTCTACATGCTCATCTCCGCAGACGTCCTGGCCTGCTTG ctcctctgccGACTGGTGTACAAAGAGATTGTGGCCTGGAAGTCAGTCCTGAGCAAAGACACCGG gTATAAAGAAATATGA
- the TMEM218 gene encoding transmembrane protein 218, giving the protein MTGTVLGVGAGVFTLALLWVLVLLLCVLLSRAPGAARFSVLFVFLGALIVTAVLLLLPRAGETPAPEVEVKIVDAFFIGRYVLLAFLTAVFLGGLFLVLTNHILEPIYAKPLRSY; this is encoded by the exons ATGACCGGCACGGTGCTGGGAGTGGGGGCCGGCGTGTTCACCTTGGCTCTGCTGtgggtgctggtgctgctgctgtgcGTGCTGCTCTCCAGAGCCCCCGGAGCGGCCAG GTTCTCCGTCCTGTTTGTCTTCCTCGGGGCGCTGATCGTCACGGCtgtgctgctgctcctcccccgAGCCGGGGAGACCCCAGCCCCGGAGGTCGAAGTGAAG ATCGTGGATGCCTTCTTCATCGGTCGCTACGTCCTGCTGGCCTTCCTCACTGCTGTCTTCCTTGGAGGCCTCTTCTTGGTTCTAACTAATCACATCCTGGAGCCAATCTACGCCAAACCGCTGAGGTCCTACTGA